From a region of the Sporosarcina ureilytica genome:
- a CDS encoding ABC transporter ATP-binding protein — MIKVTDLETGYGNIQILRKISFEIKKGEVVSILGTNGAGKTTTLRALSGLLPVWGGEIYFEGQSIHKATTEQIVKSGLIQVPEDRKLFTEMTVLENLELGAFIPGVRKNLKKNIDYCYELFPILKDRKSQIVGTMSGGQQQMLAIGRALMAEPKLLILDEPSIGLSPLLTQQVFDIISDIKEQGVTILLVEQNVNQALRLADRGYVIENGEIVMKGNAKDLLNDENLKASYLGTSS; from the coding sequence ATGATAAAAGTAACTGACTTGGAAACAGGTTACGGAAATATACAAATACTTAGAAAGATTTCCTTTGAAATAAAAAAAGGAGAGGTAGTTAGTATTCTGGGCACAAATGGTGCGGGAAAAACCACAACACTTCGGGCTCTTTCTGGTTTACTTCCTGTATGGGGAGGAGAAATCTATTTTGAAGGTCAGTCTATTCATAAAGCTACTACAGAGCAAATTGTTAAAAGTGGATTAATCCAAGTACCCGAAGATAGGAAGTTATTTACTGAAATGACGGTATTGGAAAATCTAGAGTTAGGTGCATTTATTCCAGGTGTAAGAAAAAACTTAAAAAAAAATATAGACTACTGCTATGAACTTTTTCCGATATTAAAGGACAGAAAGTCTCAAATAGTAGGAACGATGAGCGGTGGTCAACAACAAATGCTTGCCATTGGACGTGCGTTAATGGCTGAGCCAAAGCTATTAATTTTAGATGAGCCATCAATTGGTTTATCACCATTACTAACGCAACAGGTTTTTGATATTATTTCCGACATTAAAGAGCAAGGGGTCACTATTCTATTGGTTGAGCAAAACGTGAACCAAGCACTAAGACTAGCTGATCGTGGTTATGTTATTGAAAATGGTGAAATTGTAATGAAAGGAAACGCCAAAGATTTACTCAATGATGAAAATTTAAAAGCTTCATATCTGGGAACTTCTTCATAA
- a CDS encoding IclR family transcriptional regulator: MIKSFQKMFAILSLFSMDRTSLAISEIEEELSFPKSTVFRILNTLENGEFIIKNQENHRYSLGHQFFRLGSIYQSQLDFRSVALPIMRELAAKSSETIELNIMDGLSRVCIEKIDSTLTVRNFVRVGEQQPIHLGASGKILLAFTNNEEKERVLSVLGKELGRKEQDLREDLVSAYEKGYAFTKGERVSGSFAIAAPLFDVSGESIASLTLAGPIQRLSEERENILIQLLTKSAKEISKRLGYLQTK; encoded by the coding sequence TTGATAAAATCATTTCAAAAAATGTTTGCAATTTTATCTCTATTTTCTATGGACCGTACTAGTTTAGCTATAAGTGAGATTGAAGAAGAGTTGAGCTTTCCCAAAAGTACTGTTTTTCGAATCTTGAATACATTGGAAAATGGTGAGTTTATAATCAAGAATCAAGAAAACCACCGATATTCTCTTGGACATCAATTCTTTAGACTCGGCAGCATTTACCAGAGTCAATTAGATTTTCGTTCAGTTGCTTTGCCAATAATGAGGGAATTAGCTGCTAAATCCTCAGAAACTATTGAGTTAAATATTATGGATGGATTAAGTAGGGTTTGTATTGAAAAAATAGATAGTACTTTGACTGTCAGAAACTTTGTTAGGGTAGGCGAACAACAGCCAATTCATTTGGGGGCATCGGGAAAAATACTACTTGCGTTTACTAACAATGAAGAAAAAGAGCGAGTATTGTCTGTTTTGGGAAAGGAACTCGGAAGAAAGGAACAAGATTTGAGGGAAGATTTAGTAAGTGCTTATGAGAAAGGTTATGCTTTTACTAAAGGTGAGCGGGTTTCCGGTAGTTTTGCAATTGCGGCCCCATTATTTGATGTATCTGGAGAATCAATTGCTAGTTTAACATTAGCAGGTCCGATTCAGCGCTTGTCGGAGGAAAGAGAGAACATACTTATTCAATTATTAACGAAAAGCGCGAAAGAAATCTCAAAAAGATTAGGTTATTTACAGACGAAATAA
- a CDS encoding MmgE/PrpD family protein — protein METLSQKLMDETWDSVHLNTLESAKKVLIDTLGATIAGVYEPSMKKLIEQVEVLHPGSYAVLGTDKLVDLYTAALINGAATVAVELDEGNQWSKGHPAAHVVPTMLTYVQTKDRYSGKDFIFNLIRAYEACSQFGRATTLCPTAHAHGTWGVMGAAASVLMIDDVTKEEFLAGINISASFAMPTMWNSAIEGALIRDIYVGQAVESGIKTVSLLKSGFYAPRNNVEYIYGEVIGNAFDKSSFCTSTSGRWDIDQNYFKTHAFCRYAHAPLDVLKLIVEENAIQVDDIKSIQVVTYSRAASLNSSEYINALSAKFSIPYALSVWLHTKQTNHSVFNIDFIENLQIRETAKKIKVIQSTELEKDYPNHMPAEVEVILQSGKSFKNKLNNAYGAPGHQLTFADVIEKFKVNTKSQLSASIQKEIINWISTIESQSNMDELIQLLRQK, from the coding sequence ATGGAAACACTTAGTCAAAAATTAATGGATGAAACTTGGGATTCTGTTCATTTGAATACGTTGGAATCGGCAAAAAAAGTACTCATTGATACATTAGGTGCGACAATTGCTGGTGTGTATGAACCAAGTATGAAAAAACTGATAGAGCAAGTCGAGGTTTTACATCCTGGATCATATGCAGTATTAGGAACTGACAAATTAGTAGATTTATATACTGCGGCTTTAATTAATGGAGCAGCGACAGTTGCTGTCGAGTTGGATGAAGGAAATCAGTGGAGTAAAGGTCATCCAGCTGCACATGTTGTACCGACGATGCTGACATACGTGCAAACGAAGGATAGATATAGCGGAAAAGATTTTATCTTTAACTTAATTAGAGCTTATGAAGCCTGTTCTCAATTTGGAAGAGCTACTACGTTATGCCCAACTGCTCATGCTCACGGAACCTGGGGAGTTATGGGAGCGGCTGCTAGTGTATTAATGATTGATGATGTAACTAAAGAAGAATTCCTTGCGGGAATAAATATTAGTGCCTCTTTTGCTATGCCTACGATGTGGAATTCTGCGATAGAAGGAGCGTTAATAAGAGATATTTATGTAGGTCAAGCAGTAGAGTCGGGGATAAAAACAGTTTCATTATTAAAATCTGGTTTTTATGCACCTAGGAACAACGTGGAATATATATATGGTGAAGTTATTGGGAATGCATTCGATAAAAGTAGTTTTTGCACTTCTACAAGTGGAAGATGGGATATTGACCAAAATTATTTTAAAACACATGCCTTTTGTCGATATGCACATGCCCCATTAGATGTTCTTAAGTTAATTGTAGAGGAAAATGCTATTCAGGTAGATGATATTAAAAGTATACAAGTAGTTACCTATTCCCGAGCTGCATCGCTGAATAGTAGTGAGTATATTAATGCGCTTTCAGCAAAGTTTAGTATCCCGTATGCATTGTCAGTCTGGTTGCATACCAAGCAGACGAATCATTCAGTATTTAATATTGATTTTATTGAAAATCTACAAATTCGAGAAACTGCAAAAAAAATCAAGGTTATACAATCGACTGAGTTGGAGAAAGATTATCCAAATCATATGCCAGCTGAAGTAGAGGTGATCTTACAATCAGGAAAATCTTTTAAAAATAAATTAAATAATGCTTATGGTGCACCCGGTCATCAATTAACATTTGCAGATGTTATTGAAAAATTTAAAGTGAATACAAAATCACAATTGTCTGCTTCGATACAAAAAGAAATTATTAATTGGATATCTACTATTGAATCTCAATCGAATATGGATGAATTAATCCAACTACTACGCCAAAAATAA